Sequence from the Carassius gibelio isolate Cgi1373 ecotype wild population from Czech Republic chromosome A7, carGib1.2-hapl.c, whole genome shotgun sequence genome:
TGGTTGTTTCTTTGACTGCACACTCCGCAACCCAGCAGTTGAGAAACACTGGGCTAGGAGGCACAACATAGTAGTGCAATAAACAGTAGTGGTTTGCTTCAGTCCTGGAGGCTAGAGGATATGCAGCTACAGCAAGATTGTCCAACTGGGCATGCACACATCAATATTAtgtcctttttctcatgctgaaCAACAGTTAATTCCTGTATTTGCATTTCTGTTAGCTGTAGgcttagggttggggtaggtgtagacataaataaaacacaatctcaaatttaacatattttattttttgcagacaCTGAATATTAGACGACCCCTTTTTTTCTACAATCAAGTACAGAGAAATTGTGTATTGAAGAGTCGATGTTaaaaattattaaagtatttaagcTTAGCTACTTTCATCCATCCGATAAATATTACACCTGTTGCACCAACTTAAACTATGATCAGGCGCAGCTACACCCAACACACGATGATGCACATCCATGCCACAATGACTGTTGAGAAACTTGGAAAAACTTCaaattcaaacattgcattaaaaatgtaaaagaaaggtCAAGTAAAAATTTAACATGTCAAATTTTACTGCATAATTACTTACACCTGTGTGACACACCGATCAGTTGCTATTTGTAATGCGTAACTGCCCAAAAAGAACTCAACACTTCATGTCTGTGGTAACAATGATTTCACAGCCATGAATCCTAGAAACTAAACAACGTTTTACATCCAACCTAGCATTACTGGGTGTATGTCCAGCTGGTGCAACCGGCCCCACTCTTGTTTCAGAGTCAACAAGACTCAAACTCAAAATACTGGTTAAACTATTTAGTCATTCTTGAAATTTGGTGAATATTTTTCATTCAGAGTCATGAATGTGCATGCAAAGTgtcatttgtgtgtattttttggttgttagttttttttttttttttttttggttctcaaTAACTAGAGTGTTGTGGGGAATGGTCATTGAAGACTTTGACAACAAAGTTAATCAGAGTTCTATTCTGATGTTTCTCAGATCAAGGGCCAGTACTAGTTACTGATGCAGAGATGTCCTGGAAAACAGCTCAGAGTGTCTGTAGAAAAATCTTCACAGACTTCTACACAGTCAGGACCGAGAGTGAGAATCAGCAGCTAACCGAGATGATCAAAGGTTACCCATGTGCCTGGATCGGTCTGTTCAGAGACTCATGGACATGGACTGATCAGACCAGCATAAGCTCTTCTCTGCGATGGGCTGAAAAACAACCAGATAATCTGTCTGGCGATGAAATCTGCGCTGCTGTCAATGAGAATGGTCGGATTACTGATGAGCCCTgctcaaaaaagtttttcttcttttgcaaAAGTTCAAGTAAGTGTTTTTATGTTAGAGCATGTTGTAGTTATTTCTGGGATCTAATTTTAAACCGGCTAAACATTATCCGCCTGAAAATGGATGGACTTCGACAGTATATAATTAAGGTATAGGTTTGTTTATTATTGAttatcactgtaaaaaatatacttcaaattaataatataagCCACTGCCTTAAGTTTTTAAGTACGATTTAATCGGAAGTACAATCAGAGgatggtttcatcctcacttcctgcactctctcagttttcagctctggaaaCGAACagcgctacggacactctttgctccactttaacatcttgcttggacaacttttgccccctggctgtccgaggttctccgtgaacatcgctctaaactcagggctgcagagaggaaatggcagaaatcaagaaactctaccgacctcagtgtgtatcaatctctcctctcttccttctctgcaaatgtcttcacggctaaaacatcctactaccacaacaaaattaacagctgttgtgatgctcggacactcttcaagactttctcttctcttcttaaccCGCCGCCACCACCTCATCCATCGACTCTTAcggcggacgactttgcagttttcttcacaaataagacaagatccatcagtgaccaattctccacaccgcagactgaggataacTTCACGATGACCGactcacactctttctcctccttctccccactcccagagatggacgtctccaaacttctcctgtccaatcatcctactatttgtccacttgatccgatccccactcacctccttcaagtgaTCTCTACTgcagtcataccttcgcttactcacattataaactcctctcttcactctgtaacatttccctcagcattcaagcaggcttgggtaagcccactgctcaagaaaccatatctaaatccagcgcttcttgaaaactacagaccctTCTACAGACCCTtcatcccttcttccattcattgcaaagatacttgagcgagctgtgttcaaccagctttctatgttccttgtacagaacaacctcctggacagcaaccaatctggcttcaaaagtggccactcaactgagactgctctgcactcatttactgaagccctgcgactagcaagagcagcttcaaaatcctcagtaatCATCTCACTGgccctgtctgctgcttttgtcacagttaatcaccagattctcctgtccaccctcagaaagatgggcatctctggaactgcactcctgtaggttaagtcctacctctctgacagatccttcagtgtgttttggaggggtgatgtttcaaagtcacaccaccttgctactggggttcctcaaggctcagtacttggaccatttctcttctccatctacatgacatcattaggatctgtcattcagaagcatggcttttcttatcactgctacgctgatgacacccaactctacttcccattccagccagatgacccgacggtgactgctcgcatttcagcctgtctgagtgacatttgtagctggatgaatgaccatcaccttcagcttaaccttacgaagacagaactcctggtgattccagctaacccattgcttcatcacaacttctctatacagctgggctcatcaaccattactccttcgaggacagccagaaacctaggagttgtgatggatcatcagttaagcttcacagaccacattgctacaacgacccggtcatGCAGGTTTTCCTTATACATCATTACGAATATTatacccttcctgtcagagcaagcaacccaacttcttgtccaaccccttttctctccagactggactataataatgctctcctggctcttcctgcatttactgtcaagcctctgcaattgatccagaatgcagcagcgagggacacatttaaagataattttctcgatatttagatttttttgctccctcagattccagattttttttttttagagttgtatctcagacaaatattgtcctcctaacaaactacgcatcaatggagagatgatttattaaactttcagatgatgtatacctctcaatttcgaaaaattgacccttgtgactggttgtgtgttccagggtcaaattttgaaaaatattaactATGAGCTCCCACCATACCTTACACAATTTATTAGGCACAGTACAATACAGCAATGTTTTGTATTAAGTTTTCTGAAAAGTTATGAATAAATATGCATGAGGCATTATCTAATCCAATATCTACTAGTTTACTTTCTGGCGTATAAATCTGAACATAGACTAAAGCCAAGTTAAAAATTATTGTTTGGTTTTGTTGACATATTAGAGctaaaggtttttacagaggggatGTTGGATTTTAGTTTGTATTAATGCATAAAACACCGTCAGCAGACAAAAACTACAATACATGTTCACCCTGTTTAAGGAATGAAATGCTATATATCATCAGACAAATGacctataaaaaattaaataagtactGTTAAGTTTGATGTTGCTGAAGTGAATAATGGTTTTACCTCAACTGTTTAGCCTGTGTTTCAGATTGTcctgaatattaatttatctaatttttgtatttttaggtaTTTCATCACTTGTCACAGAAACTGTAAAGCGACAGATATTGAGACTGGAGGTGAAAGCTGGTGATAATGTCATTGATCAAGTGACTGCAGATGCTCTGTTGAAGGAGGTGAGCATTATTTCTCACCACAGCTGTGATCTACAGTAGTTTTCTGTTACCCTAACCCCCTCGTCCTGTGGAGAACCACTTCCAGGTTCTCTGGTGTCTATGTGTGAAATTGCAGTGTTTTTCTATGGCCCAGTAGACAGATTACAGCTCTGTGACCTTGTGCTCTTATATTAGCTCTGTCTAACACTGGTCTGTCTTCAGGTCCAGCAGAAACTCGGAGAGCAGGGAATGGCAGCGGATGTGAAGTTTTCATGGAGACAGCAGCCAAATGGAAAGCTGTTCCAAACACTGAAAAAGAATAATTATAGATTTTCAAAATGCTCAAAATACTAGTTagactatttattttttctcaaaagtTTCTGAATATTTCTAATTTTCTGAATATTTCTCATTTAGGGTCATGAAAATGTATGCAATGTATGGACACATAAATGTGCTTAGGAAAGGCTGTACAAATTTTGTTAAAATGTCATGCGGTCCTATTGACTCACCCATTGGTTTACATGCAATTTATCACTTTGAAAACACTGAAGATGGGGGGAAAACtgatatgaaaaacaaaatatgaaaaacattagGACTTAAACATAAAAagaacatttttcacatttagtcttcacatattttatattttttactttctgacaagctataatatataatttttctgtttTAACATGATCCTGTAGATTTCTGGGAACAAAATTAGATGTTgattaaatatgatcaaaatagGGTAAATGTCTTACATCATATCTGAattaatcaatatattttattaactaatttgtcttttaatatttttttttagattttagttcATCATAGTTATTATAGTAGTCCTAATAAatgtaaagtgaaagtaaagcttctggaaacaaacgctcctcaaaagatcctgaggatcagatttgagactctaaaacatgattgatggagaatcaagtaaagctgagctgcttcagtccagtaagagtGCATCTGAatatattactgaccttattctgacctttacttgatcacaatcaggaaagattctaaaacacttttgcggtggctgtggcctaatggttagagagctggactagttaccagaaag
This genomic interval carries:
- the LOC128017803 gene encoding C-type mannose receptor 2-like; this translates as MEQRLIHIILFSGFLSVILCDSHDYVLIQENRAWNEALDYCRKNYIDLATVQTDQEWNKLKKLRAKYRSNEQSNTWIGLYDAVNSWRWSLQNECQTYVNWDKDEPNNYKGNQYCVMLDSDGHWHAENCSRKCVAICENDQGPVLVTDAEMSWKTAQSVCRKIFTDFYTVRTESENQQLTEMIKGYPCAWIGLFRDSWTWTDQTSISSSLRWAEKQPDNLSGDEICAAVNENGRITDEPCSKKFFFFCKSSSISSLVTETVKRQILRLEVKAGDNVIDQVTADALLKEVQQKLGEQGMAADVKFSWRQQPNGKLFQTLKKNNYRFSKCSKY